From Longimicrobiales bacterium, a single genomic window includes:
- the tatC gene encoding twin-arginine translocase subunit TatC → MAALLDRQRRPAGSPTGEMPFLDHLEELRWRILWSLLALIVGSGIGIWLVMKYNVLTLLIEPIQPYLESGKLMYLSPSDPFFLTLRLGLTAGFLLASPIVLYQVWAFVSPALLPQEKKAIVPALYLGLVLFAFGVVLAYVFALPMTLKFFMTNFQTEALQANIIAPTYLGLVVKLLLAFGAIFELPVVVLVLSAMGLVTSKFLREKRRYALAGLTIMAAMISPGDAITVTLLMMVPLILLYEMSIGLAHMVEKQRERSQDSAAAEAV, encoded by the coding sequence ATGGCCGCTCTCCTGGACCGTCAGCGTCGCCCCGCCGGCAGCCCGACCGGGGAAATGCCGTTTCTCGATCACCTCGAGGAATTGCGCTGGCGCATCCTGTGGTCGCTCCTCGCCCTGATCGTCGGCTCCGGCATCGGCATCTGGCTCGTCATGAAGTACAACGTGCTGACGCTGCTGATCGAGCCGATTCAGCCGTACCTCGAGTCCGGCAAGCTGATGTACCTGAGCCCCTCCGACCCCTTCTTCCTGACACTGCGGCTCGGGCTGACCGCCGGCTTCCTGCTCGCCTCACCGATCGTGCTCTACCAGGTCTGGGCGTTCGTGTCGCCGGCACTGCTGCCGCAGGAGAAGAAGGCGATCGTGCCCGCGCTGTACCTCGGGCTCGTGCTGTTCGCGTTCGGCGTCGTGCTGGCGTACGTGTTCGCCCTGCCGATGACGCTCAAGTTCTTCATGACCAACTTCCAGACCGAGGCACTGCAGGCGAACATCATCGCGCCGACGTACCTGGGCCTGGTCGTGAAGCTGCTGCTCGCGTTCGGCGCGATCTTCGAGCTGCCGGTCGTCGTGCTGGTGCTCTCCGCGATGGGCCTGGTCACGTCGAAGTTCCTGCGTGAAAAGCGCCGCTACGCCCTGGCCGGCCTCACCATCATGGCCGCGATGATCTCGCCCGGCGACGCGATCACGGTCACGCTGCTGATGATGGTGCCGTTGATCCTGCTGTACGAGATGAGCATCGGCCTGGCGCACATGGTGGAGAAGCAGCGCGAGCGTTCGCAGGACTCGGCGGCGGCGGAGGCGGTGTGA
- the nrdR gene encoding transcriptional regulator NrdR → MRCPYCNGLEDRVVDSRTSQEGRAVRRRRECVNCGRRFTTYEYIEERRLQVVKRDGSSQPYDRHKILEAIRVAATKRPISSSEIEALVDDIEDAIARSGRDDIASRQIGELIMDRLKAVDNVAYVRFASVYRNFQDLEEFYEELRDLSARRARAAASEGQAELPL, encoded by the coding sequence ATGCGCTGCCCCTACTGCAACGGCCTGGAGGACAGGGTCGTCGACTCGCGCACGAGTCAGGAGGGGCGCGCGGTCCGACGGCGGCGCGAGTGCGTGAACTGCGGGCGTCGCTTCACGACGTACGAGTACATCGAGGAGCGGCGGCTGCAGGTCGTGAAGCGCGACGGCTCCTCGCAGCCCTATGACCGGCACAAGATCCTCGAGGCGATCCGCGTCGCGGCGACCAAGCGGCCGATCAGCAGCAGCGAGATCGAGGCGCTGGTCGACGACATCGAGGACGCCATCGCGCGTTCGGGTCGCGACGACATCGCCAGCCGCCAGATCGGTGAGCTGATCATGGACCGGCTCAAGGCGGTCGACAACGTCGCGTACGTCCGGTTCGCCTCCGTGTACCGGAACTTCCAGGATCTGGAGGAGTTCTACGAGGAGTTGCGCGACCTGTCCGCGCGGCGCGCGCGCGCAGCCGCGAGCGAGGGACAGGCCGAACTGCCGCTGTAG